The Rubrobacter naiadicus DNA segment TTCCGGATGGACCAGCTGATGGATCTCGGCTGGAAGGTTCTGGTGCCGCTTTCGCTGGTGTGGCTTCTGGTCACCGCCGCGGGGACGTTGATAGTCGGTTAGAGGAGGTCGTTGGCGATGCCACAGATCGGACAGGGAACTCTGAAGGGGATGGGGATAACCCTCAAGCACCTCCTCTCGAAGAAGATCACCCGTCAGTATCCCGAGTACAAGCGCCAGATGCCCGAGCGCTCGCGCGGGATGCTCACGGTGGACATGGACCGGTGCATCGCCTGCCTGCAGTGCATGAGGATCTGCCCGGACCACTGCATCTCGATCGACCAGACCAAGCGTGACTTCGACGGTTCGGGCAAACCCAAGCCGTTCGCCGTGGGGTTCATGATCGACGACTCGCGGTGCATGTACTGCTCGCTGTGCGTCGAGGTGTGTCCGGTCAACTGCATCTACCACACCGAGGAGTTCGAGGTGCAGGCCTACAGCCGGCTCGAGCTCGCCCGGCAGTTCGGAGAGCGGCCGGTCGACCCGACGGTGGATCCCAAGCCGCAGGTTAAGAAGAAGCGGCCGGTCAGGGGAGGATCGAAGGGGAAGGCCGCGGCGAAGAAGAAGGCCGCCGGCAAGGAGGAAGAGGCGGCTTGATAGCGGTATTCGCGGTCCTGGCCTGCATAACGCTGCTCTCGGCCTTCGGGGTCGTCATCAGCCGCAGCGTCGTCCACTCGGCGCTGTTTATGGCCGGGGCCTTCCTGGGGGTAGCCGGGTTCTACGTGATGCTGCACTCGCCGGCGCTCGCCGCGCTGCAGGTGCTCATCTACGTCGGGGCCGTCACGGTGGTCATCCTCTTCGGGATCATGTTCACCCAGAAGCCGCAGGCCAGGCGCTTCCGGATGATCCTCAACAGGCAGGTGTGGGGAGGTTTCGTGGTTGCGGCGGGGGTCGCGGCCATCCTCATCTACGTCTTCCTGGAGCAGGACTGGGGTGGGACCTCACCGGGCCACGGGCCCCGGCTGGTCGCCCAGCTCGGCAGGATACTGGTCGGCACCGGCGGGGCGCCGCAGATCTTCGGGCTTCTGTTCGAGGTGTCTTCGGTGCTGCTCCTCGTGGCCACCGTCGCCGCGATAGTGATAAGCCGTCGCAGGCCCGAACGGCCGACGGAGAGGGGGGGTGAGTGAGGGCGTGATACCGCTTCAGGCCTACCTGATAGTCGCGGCGCTCATGTTCGCCCTCGGTGCGTGGGGGGTGACGATCCGGCGCAACGCGATCGTCGTGTTCATGTGCGTCGAGCTGATGATAAACGCGGTCAACCTCACGCTGGTGGCCTTCTCGGACTACCTGCCGAAGGCGCACGGGGCCGGCAGCGGCTATGCTGTCGTCGTGATCGCCATAGCCGCCGCCGAGGTCGCCGTCGGGCTCGCCATAGTGATCGCGGTCTTCAGGACG contains these protein-coding regions:
- a CDS encoding NuoI/complex I 23 kDa subunit family protein encodes the protein MPQIGQGTLKGMGITLKHLLSKKITRQYPEYKRQMPERSRGMLTVDMDRCIACLQCMRICPDHCISIDQTKRDFDGSGKPKPFAVGFMIDDSRCMYCSLCVEVCPVNCIYHTEEFEVQAYSRLELARQFGERPVDPTVDPKPQVKKKRPVRGGSKGKAAAKKKAAGKEEEAA
- a CDS encoding NADH-quinone oxidoreductase subunit J → MIAVFAVLACITLLSAFGVVISRSVVHSALFMAGAFLGVAGFYVMLHSPALAALQVLIYVGAVTVVILFGIMFTQKPQARRFRMILNRQVWGGFVVAAGVAAILIYVFLEQDWGGTSPGHGPRLVAQLGRILVGTGGAPQIFGLLFEVSSVLLLVATVAAIVISRRRPERPTERGGE
- the nuoK gene encoding NADH-quinone oxidoreductase subunit NuoK translates to MSEGVIPLQAYLIVAALMFALGAWGVTIRRNAIVVFMCVELMINAVNLTLVAFSDYLPKAHGAGSGYAVVVIAIAAAEVAVGLAIVIAVFRTRRTVNIDEIDSMKG